From the Vicingaceae bacterium genome, the window CATAAATTCGTCGTTTATGCACGATTTTTTCGAACAAATTATCCGGGACCTTGCCGATAAGGGATTTTGCATCTCTTCTTTTCCCGACACCGATCTGTGCAACGACCTTAAAAACGAAGCTCTGCTACGCTATGATGAAGGATCTTTCCATCTAGCCTCTATAGGCAAATCTTTCAGAAACACTACCGACTTGTCTGTTCGCTCCGACAAAATCATCTGGATCGAACAAAATGCCCAAAAATTCTCCTCTGCCCTTCGATACTTGCATTTTCTCAATGAATTTGCAGTATACCTCAATCGTACTTGCTTTACAAACATCGGTGTCATTGAATGTTTTTATGCCTGCTACGCTCCGGGCAGTTTCTATAAAAAACATTTAGACCGATTCAAAAACAGCGACAACCGTCTTTTTACCGTCATTCTCTATCTCAATGATCATATCCTATCGTGCAACCAAGGCGGTCAACTTAGATTATACACAAATGATACAAATCATCTCGATATCATCCCTTCATTAGGAACTTGGGTAATTTTTGACTCTGGGCGTTTTTATCATGAAGTACTGACCTCCAATACCCATCGTTTTTCAATTACTGCTTTTATGAGAAGAAACAACCCCATGTCTTTTTGAATGTTCAATCTGAATTTTCTGATTTCATTTTTTTTTTTCGAAATTTGATAAAAAAATTTTATGTATTTCATACGGAATTTAGTCACATTGACTCTGGTATGCCTGGGTTCTACATTAATAGCCCAACAGCAAGCCGAACCATATGATTATGAGATTTCTGCTTCTAATGGCAATGAAACGTATTTAGGCAAAGGCAAAGTCATTGACAAACCTTTTTTTGCCTTCTTGCAAGACAGCGCTACCTACAGTCAATTTATTCTTGAAATGAACCGTCAATTGTTCGACCAACAAAAAACTCCCGTCGGATGGTGGAAGTATTTCGATACCGATGGTTCTATTATCATGGAAGGCGAATATGACAATGAAGGACACCGCACGGGTGAATGGAAATGGTATTACCGTAATGGCGCCCTTTTTGGTACCAAATATTATACCGACGGGCAACATACAGGCAAATGTGTATATTACTATCCCAATGGCAAAAAGTCAGAAGAGGGCACTTGCATCAACGATCTTAAAAAAACCCGGAGACATTACGACAAAAAAGAAAGATTGACCCAAAACGACGAATTTGATGAAACCGGTCAATCCATCTATAGCAAACTTTATTATCCCAATGGAAATTTGATGGCCGAAGGACGTTATGTTATGACGCAGCAACTCAACAAAAACGGTTTGCCTGTTTTTGTAAGGGATGGAGAATGGAGAATTTACAACAGAAAAGGGAAAGCTTAAAAAACGTATCGTTTATCAAAACGGAAATGTAATATCCAAAAACAAATCTTAAACCTGCAAATCTATTTTTTATTCACAAGCCCTTAACCGGAATTTAATTTTTTGAAAAAATACGGATCCAAAAATTATTGAAACTTTGCCTAAATTTGTTAATTGATACCTTTACTGATGAGATGGCTGTTAATAATCTGTTTTTTAATATTCCAAATTTGGAATGTCTTTGCCCAGACACCAACTTCTTGTTTTGAGATAGAAAGCATCTTGGTAGATGCCTGCGTTCCGGGTACAGGTTGCACCAATGCCTCCTCGCCGGCATGCAGTTGCGAAGGAAAAAACGAAATGGTCCGGTTTAAAGTGGGGCCCAATCCTCTTTTCACAAGCAACATGACAGTGAATTGGCCGAACAACAACTGGTTGGGCCTGTGTCAAAACGCAACCACCGCTGCCCATACTGCTGCTCTCAACAGCACCATTCAATCTTGCGGATGGTTGTTGGAACCTACCAATGGAATTTTACCCGCAGGGGCCGAAGTCATTTTGATTACGTCTACCGATTTTTGCACCGTTGGCAACAGCTTTGCCAATCTTGCCGATACTGTATACATTCTTTTTCAATGTGCCGGTAATTATGCCGGTCACTTTGCCAATTATGGCACAGGATTACGGACATTAATCATCAGCTTTGGGCCGGGATGTGCCGATACCGTCACATACGACCGGTCTCAATTGGTCAATCAGAATGGCATACCCGGTGCAAGCAATGCCGACGGTTCAACGGTATCGTTTGATTGGCCCGGCAATCCTACATATGTCAATTATGGCTGCCAGGCACCGGTCAATACTGTCAGTGTCAATGCCTCTATCAACAGTTCGCCTCCGTTTTGCAAGAATGACACGATAATGCTTACCGGAACTTATTCCGGCACCGTGTATGGAGTGAACTGGTCGGGCGGTAACGGATACTTTACTCAACCAAATAACGACACCACTCTCTATATCATCAGTCCAAATGATCTCAGCCCAACAGCCATTTATTTTTCGGTATACAGTTGCAATGACACCATCACCGACACATTATGGCTTAACGTTACCCCATCTTTAAATGCCAATGTTACCGCCTCTCCCAACGATACAATATGTCAGGGCGATACGATTACTCTGACTGCTTCCGGTGGAACATTTTATTATTGGAATACCGGCCTGCAAACTCCTTCAATAAAAGTTTATTGGGAAAGCACCTTTGCCGTTACCATAGGCAATGGTTGCGAACAAACCACCATAACGGTACCGGTCAAAGTACTGTCTCAGCCGGCTCCTATGATATATACCAGTGGGCCGCCGGTGATTTGTCCCAATGGTGAACCATTATATTTAATTGCCGTTGGCGGTTCATCATTTTATTGGTCTACCGGCGATACCTCTCAAATGATTGCCGTGAACCAAGGTGGAACATATTACTTGGTTGCAAAAAACCAATGTGGCGAAGACACCGCTTATATCACCATTCCTCAATCAAATGTCTATGCAGATTTCACTCCTCTCCCACCTTCAGGTCCTTTGCCTCTTAATGTTACATTTTATAATAACAGCACGAACTCTACGCAATATTTTTGGAATTTTGGCGACGGAGAAATTTCCAATCAATTGCAACCTATCCATACATTTACATCTCCGGAAGAATATAATGTCATGCTAATCGCCTATGACGATTTTGGTTGTAGCGATACTGCTTATCATACTGTTTATGTTAGCGACGAAACATTTCTTTTGATTCCCAACGTGATGACTCCAAACAATGACGGCAATAATGATTTTTTCACTATAAAAAGCCTTGGTGCGGTTGATTTGCAATGTAAAATTTTTAATCGTTGGGGAGAAGAAATTGCAGGATGGACAGGCATTGACGGCAAATGGGACGGCACTATAGACAAGAAAGATGCTACTGAAGGCACATATTTTTATATTGTTGAAATTGAGTGGTATAATGGGAAAAAAGAAAGCAAAACCGGTTTTTTCACTCTTCTTAGGTAATTACATTATATTTCTTTGATGTATTTATCTGATCCTAAAAAAGAATGAAGTTAGGTTATTAAAATATTTTCACCTTCTTGATTTTTGTGGTTTTAATAAAAAATCTCACCACGGAGTGCACGGAGAAAAATAAAAACTCTCCGTGAAAATCTCCGTGTCTCGTGGCCTTGACACTTCAGAATGTCAATTTATTGTTAATCTGAAATATAAATTTTTTGTAGTGGACTACATTTCTTTTTAAATGATAATTTTTCATTTCTATTCCGTCTATTATATCTTTCTCTGTCTTTTATTGCAAATGTTTATGGTTTCTTGATTTCTTTTTCGCTTTTCTGCTCTCTTGTCTGCTACAAGTTCTCAATTCTTATTAGTGTTAAGGAAAACGCAAAACGACGTAAAAACTATAATTTAAAGAATTGAAAAGTGAAAAAAGACCTCTCCCAAGCCCCTCTCCTTGCGAAGGAGAGGGGTCCCGCAAGGGCGGGGTGAGGTTTCAAATCCCTGCACAATCAGATTTTGTTGCAAATAAGAATTGTAGAAATGCTATTTGCACGGTAGGCAAGCATTTTTGCAATTGAGAATTTAAGACCTCTCCCCATGCCCCTCTCCTTAAGAAGGAGAGGGGCGCCCATAAGGGCGGGGTGAGGTTTTCAAAAACTCTTCATTTATATTTTGCAGCAAATATTAATCGATAAAACGCAGACAATAAAATCTCCGTACCTCTCTGTGGTTTTAAAAAAGAAAATTAACGGTATTTTTCATTGCCCTCCAAAATACGACCGAGTCCCATGGCCGCCAGGTCATAATCGGGCTTAATTTGCAGGGCTTTCCGAAA encodes:
- a CDS encoding oxidoreductase, with the protein product MHDFFEQIIRDLADKGFCISSFPDTDLCNDLKNEALLRYDEGSFHLASIGKSFRNTTDLSVRSDKIIWIEQNAQKFSSALRYLHFLNEFAVYLNRTCFTNIGVIECFYACYAPGSFYKKHLDRFKNSDNRLFTVILYLNDHILSCNQGGQLRLYTNDTNHLDIIPSLGTWVIFDSGRFYHEVLTSNTHRFSITAFMRRNNPMSF